From a single Bryobacter aggregatus MPL3 genomic region:
- the mtnP gene encoding S-methyl-5'-thioadenosine phosphorylase produces the protein MKIDTGIIGGSGLYSMPGFEQTEEVVITTPYGSPSDPYVVGTIGGKTVAFLARHGKGHRITPSELNFRANIWGFKKLGVERIISLSAVGSLKAEHAPEHFVLPDQFFDRTSGRVSTFFGEGLVAHIGFSEPTCHHLMGVVHGACQQAGVVSKLGGTYLCMEGPAFSTKAESNVYRSWGMDIIGMTNLQEAKLAREAEICYATVAMVTDYDCWHPDHDAVTVDQIIATLVKNASNAATVVRLAVEALPAPGVCSCNQALKNAIITDKKTVPAETLNKLEIIVGKYFR, from the coding sequence TTGAAAATCGATACCGGCATTATCGGCGGCAGCGGACTCTATTCAATGCCTGGATTTGAGCAGACCGAAGAGGTGGTCATCACGACCCCCTATGGCAGTCCGTCAGATCCTTATGTCGTCGGCACCATTGGCGGCAAGACGGTCGCCTTCCTGGCACGTCACGGCAAGGGCCACCGCATCACGCCCAGCGAACTGAATTTTCGCGCGAATATCTGGGGTTTTAAGAAGCTTGGCGTCGAGCGCATCATCAGCTTGTCGGCTGTTGGGAGTCTGAAGGCCGAACATGCGCCGGAGCACTTCGTGTTGCCGGACCAGTTCTTTGACCGCACTTCGGGCCGCGTGTCCACCTTCTTCGGCGAGGGCCTTGTTGCCCACATCGGCTTTAGCGAGCCCACCTGCCATCATTTGATGGGCGTCGTACATGGCGCTTGCCAGCAAGCGGGCGTTGTCTCGAAACTAGGTGGAACTTACCTCTGCATGGAAGGCCCTGCCTTTTCGACCAAGGCGGAGTCGAATGTCTACCGGAGTTGGGGCATGGACATCATCGGCATGACCAATCTGCAGGAGGCGAAGCTCGCGCGCGAAGCCGAGATCTGCTACGCCACCGTGGCGATGGTGACCGATTATGATTGCTGGCATCCGGATCATGATGCCGTGACTGTCGACCAGATCATCGCCACGCTGGTGAAGAACGCGAGCAACGCCGCCACAGTCGTTCGTTTGGCTGTTGAAGCGCTTCCTGCGCCCGGCGTCTGCTCGTGCAACCAGGCACTGAAGAACGCCATCATTACGGACAAGAAAACTGTCCCTGCTGAGACCTTGAATAAGTTGGAGATCATCGTTGGGAAATACTTCCGCTAG
- a CDS encoding glycosyltransferase family 9 protein: MGNTSASRLAAAILEGGREPEDLVRLTIEDALRSDAGSTALFRDLVEPLADRFEFRLVNAYTHIFARVIEAALPELDAADLIQRFMRIRKPRKFQGNPESVKKVFVLSRVTIGADIAITSRILRAAFVHFPNATVYFVGPRKNFEIFEPEIGIELIEVPYKRAGTVRERLSVYPKLREALSDPEALIIDPDSRLSQLGLLPLGNEENYYFFETRSWWSDEDMPLGEMTERWVEQTFDVPLHVPVVAVEDRLEGFDVTISLGVGENPEKAMAWPFEPKLLQLLVDRGLRVLVDTGAGGEEADRVHRAIAEVKPGANGSVTPYYGSFKEFASEINASQLYIGYDSAGGHAACALGIPGLLLFRGFPNERFMIRWIPWGDGELEVLDAEELSTEAALDRVQEAVEAVFSSDAKVRDEDDLDDFDDEDIDDEDGPEPTR; this comes from the coding sequence TTGGGAAATACTTCCGCTAGCCGGCTGGCGGCCGCCATTCTTGAAGGGGGCCGCGAACCGGAAGATCTCGTTCGACTCACGATCGAAGACGCACTTCGATCGGATGCCGGTTCCACCGCGCTTTTTCGCGACCTGGTGGAACCGCTTGCCGATCGATTTGAATTCCGTCTGGTCAATGCTTATACGCACATCTTTGCGCGCGTGATCGAGGCTGCTCTGCCGGAGCTTGACGCGGCCGATCTGATCCAGCGTTTCATGCGGATTCGCAAGCCGCGCAAGTTCCAGGGCAATCCGGAATCAGTGAAGAAGGTGTTTGTGTTGTCGCGGGTCACGATCGGCGCCGACATTGCGATCACCAGCCGCATCCTCCGTGCGGCCTTCGTCCACTTCCCGAATGCAACGGTGTACTTTGTCGGGCCGCGCAAGAACTTTGAGATCTTTGAGCCGGAGATCGGGATTGAACTGATCGAGGTGCCCTACAAACGCGCGGGTACGGTACGGGAGAGGTTGAGCGTCTACCCGAAGCTCCGCGAGGCGCTGTCTGATCCCGAGGCCTTGATCATTGATCCCGATAGCCGTCTGAGCCAACTCGGGTTGCTGCCGCTTGGGAACGAAGAGAACTACTACTTCTTTGAGACCCGCAGCTGGTGGAGCGATGAAGACATGCCGCTCGGCGAGATGACCGAGCGCTGGGTGGAGCAGACCTTCGACGTGCCGCTACATGTTCCGGTCGTCGCGGTTGAGGATCGCCTCGAAGGCTTTGATGTGACGATCAGCCTCGGCGTGGGCGAGAATCCGGAGAAGGCGATGGCTTGGCCCTTTGAGCCGAAGCTGTTGCAGTTACTGGTCGATCGCGGTCTGCGCGTGTTGGTGGATACGGGCGCTGGCGGCGAGGAAGCCGATCGAGTGCATCGGGCGATTGCCGAGGTCAAGCCTGGCGCGAATGGCAGCGTGACGCCTTACTATGGCAGCTTCAAGGAGTTTGCCAGCGAGATCAATGCGAGCCAGTTGTACATTGGCTACGACTCGGCCGGCGGACATGCCGCCTGCGCCTTGGGCATCCCGGGTTTGCTACTCTTCCGTGGCTTTCCAAATGAGCGATTCATGATCCGTTGGATCCCCTGGGGCGATGGAGAACTCGAGGTGCTGGACGCCGAAGAGCTGTCGACGGAGGCCGCCTTAGATCGTGTGCAGGAAGCGGTCGAAGCCGTATTCTCGAGCGATGCGAAGGTGCGGGATGAAGACGATCTGGACGACTTCGATGACGAGGATATCGACGACGAAGACGGGCCGGAGCCCACGCGCTAG
- a CDS encoding serine hydrolase domain-containing protein, which translates to MKHWLLILLPLLAHAANIERLDGSKISTIEAEAFARKTLEEAKVAGAQLAVINNGKLAWSMAFGIRTLEPKQPMQTTTAIWAASITKGVFASYVMQLAARGEIQLDKPIAPQFPKPLNEFEPYKLTAEELVKDPQWQLVTPRMLLSHTSGLHNFAFLEPDKKMHLHFKPGTSFLYSGEAINIVQFYIEQQKQKPLDQLMQEALFTPLGMNQSGIIFQKKMEPNIADRFNASGAFISQTRRFPARAAGSLTTSVEDLARYTEAILNGKVLTAASRKDMLRPVLMLKSLHQFPVEANEPEGKEGPAVGLAYATGWGVLTKTKFGPAFFKEGHGDGAQNYMICFTRSKSCMILLTNSDNGELAFRPLLEKILGNTVTPWEWEGYTPSRRQSN; encoded by the coding sequence ATGAAGCACTGGTTGCTGATTCTTCTCCCTCTCCTGGCGCACGCTGCCAACATCGAGCGTCTCGACGGCTCAAAGATCTCCACAATAGAAGCCGAAGCCTTCGCGCGCAAGACACTCGAAGAAGCTAAGGTGGCAGGCGCGCAACTGGCCGTCATCAACAATGGCAAGCTGGCATGGAGCATGGCCTTTGGCATCCGCACCCTCGAGCCGAAGCAACCAATGCAAACAACCACAGCAATCTGGGCAGCTTCGATCACCAAGGGCGTCTTCGCAAGCTACGTCATGCAACTGGCCGCACGCGGTGAGATCCAACTCGACAAACCGATCGCCCCTCAATTCCCCAAGCCTCTCAACGAGTTTGAGCCTTACAAGCTGACAGCTGAGGAACTGGTCAAAGATCCGCAATGGCAACTCGTCACCCCGCGGATGCTGCTCTCCCATACCTCAGGACTGCATAACTTTGCCTTCCTCGAACCGGACAAGAAAATGCACCTGCACTTCAAGCCAGGCACCAGCTTTCTCTACTCCGGAGAAGCGATCAACATCGTGCAGTTCTACATCGAGCAACAGAAGCAGAAGCCACTCGATCAGCTCATGCAAGAGGCCCTCTTCACGCCGCTCGGCATGAACCAAAGCGGCATCATCTTTCAGAAGAAGATGGAACCAAATATTGCCGATCGCTTCAACGCATCCGGAGCCTTTATCTCTCAGACCCGCCGCTTTCCGGCGCGCGCCGCAGGTTCCTTGACGACAAGCGTCGAAGACCTCGCGCGCTACACCGAAGCGATCCTCAACGGCAAAGTGCTGACGGCTGCCAGCCGCAAGGATATGCTCCGGCCCGTGCTGATGCTGAAGAGCCTGCATCAGTTTCCGGTCGAAGCAAATGAGCCGGAGGGCAAAGAAGGACCAGCCGTCGGCTTAGCCTATGCCACCGGCTGGGGAGTGCTAACCAAAACCAAATTCGGCCCCGCCTTTTTCAAGGAGGGGCACGGGGATGGGGCTCAAAACTACATGATCTGCTTCACGCGTTCGAAGTCCTGCATGATCCTCTTGACCAACAGCGACAACGGCGAACTCGCTTTCCGCCCGTTGCTCGAAAAGATTCTGGGCAACACGGTCACACCATGGGAATGGGAAGGCTACACGCCCTCCCGTCGCCAATCGAACTAG
- a CDS encoding enolase C-terminal domain-like protein, whose translation MRRRELLGLGLTLPALAWAQEKSKLKITGIRLVNVKPRKPYPDFKPAPGAWSTQYVEVANPMSIYPEFKARRELFFADPGKVGGFTVEITTDKGITGYGSGGPGGGPIVTDHLTKLLIGRDPFDIERNWDICWRSTMHYGRMGVTMNAISGVDLALWDIVGKALNVPVYKLLGGETKDRIPAYCTGNDIEQHVEFGYSKLKLAIPHGPADGREGMRKNAALVDRARKAVGPDGEVMLDCWMAWTERYTLEMAAMLEPYRVYWMEEVLQPHDYAGFGRLNTALKSTRIATGEHEYGRYGFRHLLENNSASIWQPDLNWCGGLTEMRRIGALAAAYDIPVIPHGGGLNGSSHWIIANTNAPWAELFLPSPGGPKEVYQIFEENYNITRGPEGIYMRPLEKPGFGWDYIVS comes from the coding sequence ATGCGTCGTAGAGAATTACTCGGTCTCGGCCTGACCTTGCCCGCACTCGCCTGGGCACAAGAGAAGTCGAAGTTAAAGATCACCGGCATCCGGCTCGTCAATGTCAAGCCGCGCAAGCCCTATCCCGACTTCAAACCAGCCCCCGGGGCATGGTCCACCCAATACGTCGAGGTGGCCAACCCGATGTCCATCTACCCCGAGTTCAAGGCGCGCCGCGAACTCTTCTTTGCCGACCCCGGCAAAGTCGGCGGCTTCACCGTCGAGATCACCACCGACAAGGGCATCACCGGTTACGGCAGCGGCGGCCCAGGCGGCGGACCGATCGTCACCGACCACCTCACCAAGTTGCTGATCGGACGCGACCCCTTCGACATTGAACGCAACTGGGACATCTGCTGGCGCTCCACCATGCACTACGGCCGCATGGGCGTCACCATGAATGCGATCAGTGGCGTCGATCTCGCGCTCTGGGACATCGTCGGCAAAGCGCTCAACGTCCCCGTCTATAAGCTCCTCGGCGGAGAAACCAAAGATCGCATCCCCGCCTATTGCACCGGCAACGACATCGAACAGCACGTCGAGTTCGGCTATAGCAAGTTGAAGCTCGCCATCCCCCACGGCCCCGCCGATGGCCGGGAGGGCATGCGCAAGAACGCCGCGCTCGTCGATCGCGCGCGCAAGGCGGTTGGCCCGGACGGCGAAGTCATGCTCGATTGCTGGATGGCCTGGACGGAACGCTACACCCTTGAGATGGCCGCCATGCTCGAACCCTACCGGGTCTACTGGATGGAAGAAGTGCTGCAGCCCCACGACTACGCGGGCTTCGGACGTCTCAACACCGCGCTCAAGTCCACTCGCATCGCCACCGGTGAACACGAGTACGGCCGCTACGGCTTCCGCCACCTGCTTGAGAACAACAGCGCCAGCATCTGGCAGCCAGATCTCAACTGGTGCGGCGGCCTCACGGAAATGCGCCGCATCGGCGCACTCGCCGCTGCTTACGACATTCCAGTCATCCCGCACGGCGGAGGCCTCAACGGCTCCTCGCACTGGATCATCGCCAATACGAACGCTCCCTGGGCCGAACTCTTTCTTCCCTCACCCGGCGGCCCCAAAGAGGTCTACCAGATCTTCGAGGAGAACTACAACATCACCCGCGGCCCCGAGGGCATCTACATGCGCCCGCTCGAAAAACCCGGCTTCGGCTGGGACTACATCGTGTCTTAA
- a CDS encoding D-2-hydroxyacid dehydrogenase: MHRFLPLLTLGALLLPAQVKKIVVVRQSPAIVADWQAVSNKIKIVRVASDAELRAELADADAFIGEITPEQVRIGKKLQWVQIQSAGVERVLHLSGGDDLRNSNIILTNNQIVQGPEIADHAMAMLLALSRNLPLYFKDRSAENWRREAFTGIELNTKKATIIGCGGIGQQIAVRAWAHGMKVTCVDPEDIPFSPFIVKTVKPDRLDEELPDTDALFISAPHTPKSHKMVGPKQFELMKKNSYFIAVSRGGVYDLPSLVKALDSQRLKGAGVDVVDPEPLPQGHALWKFENAIITPHIAGRSDLDNARMLGIVKENIRRFAEGLPLVNVVDKQKGY, encoded by the coding sequence ATGCATCGCTTCCTACCGCTGCTCACTCTCGGCGCACTCCTCCTGCCTGCACAAGTCAAGAAGATCGTCGTTGTCCGCCAGTCGCCTGCCATCGTCGCCGACTGGCAAGCAGTCTCCAATAAAATCAAAATCGTCCGAGTCGCCTCCGACGCAGAACTCCGTGCCGAACTCGCCGATGCCGACGCGTTCATCGGCGAGATCACACCCGAGCAAGTGCGCATCGGCAAGAAGCTGCAATGGGTCCAGATCCAAAGCGCCGGTGTCGAGCGGGTCCTGCACCTCTCGGGCGGCGACGATCTGCGCAACTCGAACATCATCCTCACCAACAATCAAATCGTCCAAGGCCCCGAGATTGCCGACCACGCCATGGCGATGCTCCTCGCACTATCACGCAACCTGCCGCTCTACTTCAAAGACCGCAGCGCCGAGAACTGGCGTCGCGAAGCCTTCACCGGCATCGAGCTGAACACGAAGAAAGCAACCATCATTGGCTGCGGCGGCATCGGCCAGCAGATTGCCGTCCGCGCCTGGGCCCACGGCATGAAGGTCACCTGCGTCGATCCGGAAGACATCCCCTTCTCCCCCTTCATCGTCAAGACCGTCAAGCCCGATCGTCTCGATGAGGAACTGCCCGACACCGATGCGCTCTTCATCTCCGCACCCCACACGCCCAAGAGCCACAAGATGGTCGGCCCCAAGCAGTTCGAGCTGATGAAGAAGAACTCCTACTTCATCGCCGTCAGCCGAGGAGGCGTCTACGATCTCCCCTCGCTCGTAAAAGCCCTGGACTCGCAGCGCCTCAAAGGCGCCGGTGTCGACGTCGTCGATCCCGAGCCCCTGCCGCAAGGCCACGCACTATGGAAGTTCGAGAACGCAATCATCACGCCCCACATCGCCGGCCGTAGCGATCTCGACAATGCCCGCATGCTCGGCATTGTCAAAGAGAACATCCGCCGCTTTGCCGAAGGGCTGCCACTCGTCAACGTCGTCGACAAACAGAAGGGATACTAA
- a CDS encoding PSD1 and planctomycete cytochrome C domain-containing protein encodes MKFGLILFVFALGAFADEFFEKKIRPVLVERCYGCHSEKVREPKAGLRLDSREGVRRGGDSGPAIVIGKPEESRLLKAISYTDFQLRMPPTGKLPDAVVADFAEWIRRGAEDPRETSFVVPARKPVGSDIERGKKYWAFQPLRPGKLEMPGGKPVSKEVWIRRVSFDLTGLPPTPAAVRAFVADSSPGAYETVVDRLLASPQYGERYGRHWLDLVRYAETNGHEYDNNKLDAYRYRDYVVRAFNEDLPYDQFVKEHVAGDLLPRPRVSRDGAILESPLATGAYWFGEVLNSATDSEKSRADEVDNQIDVMSKAFLGLTVACARCHDHKFDPIPTADYYGLAGILHSTSMREAVVDSPERRAAIQAAHAKIPLRLQAAEKRRIVLRPGDELFDGWDQWQSSGEAFSLGGADSSGRGAEALVGSLTSRKFRMPKRYVHVRMRGTQSDKKLVENNPLRVTLVADEYRSEYFVASGSADFEWVSARMVLPFERMCYFEVVDRSRSGHLEVDAIVISDHKEPPQVVVESPAVASAPVAGAEIPESAFAMVAMDEAPHDVKLHIRGSHQNLGEVVPRHVLQVLSPGDGRVSGPGSGRLELAEWLASPGNALTARVLVNRMWKHHFGKGLVKSTDNFGLTGDRPESREMLDALAAQFLADGWSVKKLNRRIVLSDAYRGELPVRRLEAEAVRDAMLAVSGRFDSQVGGPSVGPYISKYQDGRGKPVSGPLDGDGRRSLYVQVRRNFLSPMMLAFDYPLPVSTIGTRSVSTVPSQALILLNNEFVLQQAEFWGSRIGKVAGDDSLRVRTMFEEAFGRAPLDWELQESLSFLAQGRSLAELGHVLLNSAEFLYVQ; translated from the coding sequence GTGAAATTTGGCCTTATTCTCTTCGTTTTTGCGCTTGGCGCCTTTGCCGATGAGTTCTTTGAGAAGAAGATCCGGCCCGTTCTGGTGGAGCGCTGCTATGGATGCCATAGCGAGAAGGTGCGGGAGCCGAAGGCTGGGTTGCGCCTGGACTCCCGTGAAGGCGTGAGGCGGGGCGGAGATAGTGGACCGGCGATTGTGATTGGCAAGCCGGAGGAGAGCCGCTTGCTGAAGGCGATCTCCTATACCGATTTCCAACTGCGCATGCCTCCAACCGGGAAGCTTCCCGATGCAGTGGTGGCGGACTTTGCCGAGTGGATTCGGAGAGGGGCGGAAGATCCTCGCGAGACGAGCTTCGTGGTTCCAGCGAGGAAGCCTGTTGGTTCGGACATTGAGCGCGGAAAGAAGTATTGGGCCTTTCAGCCGCTGCGTCCGGGGAAGCTCGAGATGCCGGGTGGAAAGCCTGTGTCGAAGGAGGTCTGGATCCGCCGCGTCAGCTTTGATCTGACCGGCTTGCCTCCGACGCCTGCTGCTGTGCGGGCCTTTGTTGCGGACTCTTCGCCTGGGGCTTATGAGACGGTGGTGGATCGCCTGCTCGCTTCGCCTCAGTATGGCGAGCGCTATGGACGGCATTGGCTCGATCTGGTTCGCTATGCCGAGACCAACGGCCATGAGTATGACAACAACAAGCTCGATGCTTATCGCTATCGGGATTATGTGGTGCGGGCCTTCAATGAGGATCTGCCTTATGACCAGTTTGTGAAGGAGCATGTCGCGGGCGACTTGTTGCCGCGACCGCGCGTTTCGAGGGATGGGGCGATTCTCGAGTCGCCGCTGGCGACGGGAGCTTATTGGTTTGGGGAAGTGCTGAACAGCGCAACTGATTCGGAGAAGAGCCGGGCCGATGAAGTGGACAACCAGATCGATGTGATGAGCAAGGCGTTTCTGGGTCTGACTGTGGCTTGTGCGCGTTGCCATGACCATAAGTTCGACCCGATTCCGACCGCTGATTATTACGGGTTGGCGGGGATTCTGCATTCCACTTCGATGCGCGAGGCGGTGGTGGATTCGCCTGAACGCCGGGCTGCGATTCAGGCGGCGCATGCGAAGATTCCGCTGCGCTTGCAGGCTGCTGAGAAGCGGCGGATTGTGCTGCGTCCCGGAGATGAGTTGTTCGATGGTTGGGACCAGTGGCAGTCGAGCGGCGAGGCGTTTTCGCTGGGCGGAGCGGACTCGTCTGGACGGGGCGCGGAAGCTTTGGTGGGCTCGCTGACTTCGCGGAAGTTCCGGATGCCGAAGCGCTATGTGCATGTGCGGATGCGGGGGACGCAGTCGGATAAGAAGCTGGTGGAGAATAACCCGTTGCGCGTGACCTTGGTGGCGGATGAGTATCGCAGCGAGTACTTTGTCGCGAGCGGCTCGGCTGACTTTGAGTGGGTGAGTGCGCGGATGGTTTTGCCCTTTGAGCGCATGTGTTATTTCGAGGTGGTGGATCGCTCGCGCAGCGGGCATCTGGAAGTGGATGCGATTGTGATTTCCGATCACAAGGAGCCGCCGCAAGTGGTGGTGGAATCGCCGGCAGTGGCGAGTGCGCCGGTGGCGGGCGCGGAGATTCCGGAGAGTGCGTTTGCGATGGTGGCGATGGATGAGGCTCCGCATGATGTGAAGCTGCATATCCGTGGGAGCCATCAGAATCTGGGCGAGGTGGTGCCGCGTCATGTGCTGCAGGTGCTGTCTCCTGGCGATGGCCGGGTGAGTGGGCCGGGCAGCGGGCGGCTGGAGTTGGCGGAGTGGTTGGCTTCTCCTGGCAATGCGCTGACGGCGCGGGTGCTGGTGAATCGCATGTGGAAGCATCACTTTGGCAAGGGGCTGGTGAAGTCGACTGATAACTTCGGGTTGACTGGGGATCGGCCGGAGAGTCGTGAGATGTTGGATGCGCTGGCGGCGCAGTTTCTCGCCGATGGATGGAGCGTGAAGAAGCTGAATCGGCGGATTGTGTTGTCGGATGCCTATCGCGGGGAGTTGCCGGTGCGCAGGCTCGAGGCGGAGGCGGTTCGCGATGCGATGTTGGCGGTGTCGGGGCGTTTCGATTCGCAGGTGGGCGGGCCGAGCGTTGGACCTTATATCAGTAAGTATCAGGACGGGCGTGGCAAGCCGGTCTCGGGGCCGCTCGATGGGGACGGGCGGCGGAGCTTGTATGTCCAGGTGCGGCGAAACTTCCTGTCGCCGATGATGTTGGCCTTCGACTATCCGCTGCCGGTTTCGACGATCGGGACACGGAGCGTTTCGACCGTTCCTTCGCAGGCTTTGATCCTGTTGAACAATGAGTTTGTTTTGCAGCAGGCGGAGTTCTGGGGGAGCCGGATCGGGAAGGTTGCGGGTGACGATTCCTTGCGGGTGCGGACGATGTTCGAAGAGGCGTTTGGACGCGCGCCACTCGATTGGGAATTGCAGGAGTCGCTTAGCTTTTTAGCGCAGGGCCGGAGCCTTGCGGAGCTGGGGCATGTGTTGTTGAATTCCGCGGAGTTTCTTTATGTTCAATAG
- a CDS encoding DUF1501 domain-containing protein produces MFNRRQMLCRAANGFGGLALLDMMAKAAPLSPHYAAKAKSVIFLFMDGGPSQMDSFDPKPRLRVDHGKKLPFKPPTTVFNISDQVFGSPFEFKQYGQSGTPVSELFPHVASCVDELCVIRSMVADHSEHTAANYFMHSGSGFQGRPSMGAWVNYGLGSESENLPGFVVLESGLIPPGGLDCFGSGFLPASYQGTLFRKGKFPVADLVSPDAYAASQKPKLALLSKLNQGVLQRFGQVSEVEATIQNYEMAFRMQSAVPDLLDFSNETQATKDLYGIDGEMTAEFGRECLLARRLVEKGVRFVELLTPARRGQDRWDQHSNLLTGHRINAASTDQPIAALLKDLKSRGLLETTLVVWGGEFGRTPCAQLGESGDTRAAGRDHNPYGFTMWMAGAGVKKGITYGATDEFGYFAVENKVHVHDLHATILHLLGLDHKRLTFRYSGRDMRLTDVHGNVVHDILS; encoded by the coding sequence ATGTTCAATAGACGCCAGATGCTTTGCCGTGCCGCCAATGGCTTTGGTGGGCTCGCTTTGCTCGACATGATGGCGAAGGCGGCGCCACTGAGCCCGCACTATGCGGCGAAGGCGAAGTCGGTGATCTTTCTGTTTATGGATGGCGGGCCGTCGCAGATGGATAGCTTTGATCCGAAGCCGCGCTTGCGTGTGGACCATGGGAAGAAGTTGCCTTTCAAGCCGCCGACGACGGTGTTCAATATTTCGGATCAGGTGTTTGGTTCTCCTTTTGAATTCAAACAATATGGGCAGAGCGGGACGCCGGTGAGTGAGTTGTTCCCACATGTTGCGAGTTGTGTCGATGAGCTTTGCGTGATTCGTTCGATGGTGGCGGACCACTCGGAACATACGGCGGCGAACTACTTTATGCATTCGGGGTCTGGCTTTCAGGGGCGGCCGAGCATGGGGGCTTGGGTGAACTATGGGCTGGGTAGCGAGAGCGAGAATCTGCCGGGCTTTGTGGTGCTGGAGAGTGGGTTGATTCCTCCTGGGGGACTGGATTGTTTTGGCAGCGGCTTCCTGCCAGCTAGCTATCAGGGGACTTTGTTTCGGAAGGGGAAGTTTCCGGTGGCGGATCTGGTTTCTCCGGATGCTTATGCGGCGAGTCAGAAGCCGAAGCTCGCTTTGTTGAGCAAGCTGAACCAGGGCGTGTTGCAACGCTTTGGCCAGGTGAGCGAGGTGGAGGCGACGATCCAGAACTATGAGATGGCGTTCCGGATGCAGTCGGCGGTGCCGGATTTGTTGGACTTTTCGAATGAGACGCAGGCGACGAAGGACCTGTACGGGATTGATGGCGAGATGACGGCGGAGTTTGGCCGTGAATGTTTATTGGCGCGGCGACTGGTGGAGAAGGGGGTTCGCTTTGTCGAACTGCTGACTCCGGCGCGGCGTGGGCAGGATCGTTGGGATCAGCATTCGAATCTTCTCACTGGGCATCGGATCAATGCGGCTTCGACGGATCAGCCGATTGCGGCTCTGCTGAAGGACTTGAAGTCGCGTGGCTTGTTGGAGACGACGCTAGTGGTTTGGGGTGGAGAGTTTGGCCGTACGCCTTGTGCCCAATTGGGCGAGAGCGGCGATACGAGGGCGGCGGGCCGGGATCATAATCCTTATGGCTTCACGATGTGGATGGCCGGGGCGGGCGTGAAGAAGGGGATCACCTATGGGGCGACCGATGAGTTCGGCTACTTCGCGGTGGAGAACAAGGTGCATGTGCATGATTTGCATGCGACGATTCTGCACTTGCTCGGGCTAGACCATAAGCGTTTGACCTTTCGCTATAGCGGCCGCGATATGCGGCTGACCGATGTGCATGGGAATGTCGTACACGATATCTTGTCCTAG
- a CDS encoding MBL fold metallo-hydrolase: MTAAPAVPHPVISMLFPILLLLAQAPQPDGAGLLPGTLPAKWISGGPNCIEEPDWQVHEYNPDLFVIRQSGCTHYEKPFLYLIFGEEKVLLIDTGAGKNEVARIVDSTIAKWLKRKNRESIRRLIVHSHGHGDHTAGDAQFKDRTDTDLIPANLDAIKAAFQITDWLNTPGKIDLGGRILDALPIPGHHTVDVAYYDARTGIVFSGDTLYPGRLYVANWAEYEKSITRLVQFLDGKPVAHILGAHIEQAATPYLDYPVRTSFQPKEHSLELSRSTLLELQQALAALKGKPTRVAYRDFTIWPK; the protein is encoded by the coding sequence TTGACAGCAGCCCCCGCCGTGCCCCATCCTGTGATCTCCATGCTGTTCCCCATCCTGCTTCTTCTCGCTCAGGCCCCGCAACCCGACGGAGCCGGTCTCCTCCCAGGCACTCTTCCGGCAAAGTGGATCAGTGGCGGTCCCAATTGCATCGAAGAACCCGATTGGCAGGTCCACGAGTACAACCCCGATCTCTTCGTCATCCGGCAATCCGGTTGCACCCATTATGAGAAGCCCTTTCTCTACCTGATCTTCGGCGAAGAGAAGGTCCTCCTCATCGACACAGGCGCCGGCAAGAACGAGGTCGCCCGCATCGTCGATTCCACGATTGCCAAGTGGCTCAAGCGCAAGAATCGCGAATCCATCCGTCGCCTCATCGTCCACTCCCACGGCCACGGCGACCACACCGCTGGCGACGCTCAATTCAAAGACCGCACCGATACCGATCTCATCCCCGCAAATCTCGACGCGATCAAAGCCGCTTTCCAGATCACCGATTGGCTCAACACTCCCGGCAAGATCGACCTCGGCGGCCGCATCCTCGACGCGCTGCCCATCCCCGGCCACCACACCGTCGACGTTGCGTATTACGACGCCCGCACCGGCATCGTCTTCAGCGGCGACACCCTCTATCCCGGACGTCTCTACGTCGCCAATTGGGCCGAATACGAAAAATCGATCACCCGTCTCGTCCAGTTCTTGGACGGCAAACCGGTCGCCCACATCCTCGGCGCGCACATCGAACAAGCCGCGACGCCTTATCTCGATTACCCCGTCCGTACCAGCTTCCAACCCAAGGAACACTCACTCGAACTCTCGCGCTCCACTCTGCTCGAACTCCAGCAAGCCCTCGCCGCACTCAAAGGAAAACCAACCCGGGTCGCCTACCGTGACTTCACCATCTGGCCCAAGTAG
- a CDS encoding type II toxin-antitoxin system VapB family antitoxin, producing MSLNIKDPEVHRLAQAVAEATGETMTGAVRTALQERYDRLRRKDAALLAADLRQIAARSAASIKGTHVDHAEFLYDEHGLPK from the coding sequence ATGAGTCTGAACATTAAGGACCCTGAAGTGCATCGCCTGGCGCAGGCGGTTGCGGAGGCGACCGGAGAGACGATGACAGGCGCAGTGAGGACGGCTCTTCAGGAGCGATATGATCGCCTGCGGCGGAAGGATGCTGCTTTACTGGCTGCGGATTTGCGTCAGATTGCGGCGCGTTCTGCTGCGAGTATCAAGGGCACGCATGTTGATCATGCTGAGTTCCTCTACGACGAGCATGGGCTTCCGAAATGA